The following DNA comes from Ornithobacterium rhinotracheale DSM 15997.
TATTTGGTATAAGTTTCACTGCTAAGAAATCTCAAAAATTAACAAAGTATATTAATCAAAAAATTTATTTAATTATGGAAAATCTAATTTCTAAATTCATCGGGACAGTTAAGCATTGGTACATTCCTTTCATTATCGGTATTTTATTTATCGGCGTAGGGATTTATACATTTTATGTTCCAGTAGAGGCCTACTTGGTATTATCGATTATCTTTAGTGTTTCATTTTTTATCTCAGGGATTTTCGATGCGGTGTTTGCTTGGCAAAACCAAAAAACTTTGCCTAACTGGGGGTGGATTTTTGTTTTTGGTATTTTTACATGGATGATCGGGATGTATCTATGGATTTATCCTAAAATCTCTATGGAAGTTTTACCATACTATGTGGGATTTGTTTTAATGTTCCGCTCGTTCCAATTATTGGGCTTTGCCCTAGACATTAAAGCCTATGCACCAAATAAGTGGCTTGGTCTTTTCATTTGGAGTATCGTCGGGATATTTATCTCATTCCTACTTTTAGCCAATCCAATTATAGCAGGGCTTTCGCTTGTGGCACTCACAGGTACATCCTTCATCATTTTAGGATTTGCATCTTGCTATTTAGCTTTTAATTTAAAAAGCTTAAAAAATAATTTGGATAAAAAAATCTCTCCAGAAATGAGAGAAAAAATACAA
Coding sequences within:
- a CDS encoding HdeD family acid-resistance protein, producing the protein MENLISKFIGTVKHWYIPFIIGILFIGVGIYTFYVPVEAYLVLSIIFSVSFFISGIFDAVFAWQNQKTLPNWGWIFVFGIFTWMIGMYLWIYPKISMEVLPYYVGFVLMFRSFQLLGFALDIKAYAPNKWLGLFIWSIVGIFISFLLLANPIIAGLSLVALTGTSFIILGFASCYLAFNLKSLKNNLDKKISPEMREKIQSLENEFQEIVRKK